Proteins found in one Solitalea lacus genomic segment:
- a CDS encoding ribonucleoside-diphosphate reductase subunit alpha — protein sequence MFVIKRDGRTESVKFDKITARIEKLNYGLDPVHVDPIDVAKKVIEGLYDGVTTSELDNLAAETAASLTVKHPDYALLASRIAVSNLHKNTEKSFSKTMEKLYNYVDPKTGQNAQLLGDDIIEIIRENADILDSSIIYDRDFSFDYFGFKTIERSYLLKLNGRVAERPQHMYMRVAVGIHKEDIESAIKTYNLMSEKWFTHATPTLFNAGTPKAQMSSCFLLTMKDDSIEGIYDTLKQTAKISQSAGGIGLSIHNIRATGSYISGTNGTSNGIVPMLRVFNDTARYVDQGGGKRKGAFAIYLEPWHADIFEFLDLRKNHGKEELRARDLFYALWIPDLFMKRVEENGSWSLFCPHEAPGLHDTYGEEFEALYEKYEKEDRARKTIKAQELWFAIMDAQIETGTPYMLYKDAANKKSNQKNLGTIKSSNLCTEIMEYTSEDEVAVCNLASLALPKFVTNGEFDHNKLYEVTYQATLNLNKIIDNNYYPVEEARNSNMRHRPVGLGIQGLADVFIMLRHPFESPEAQKLNQEIAETIYFAALSASKDLSKVDGPYPTYEGSPASKGILQFDMWGVTPSTRWDFAALKQEIKKYGIRNSLLIAPMPTASTSQIFGNNECFEPYTSNIYVRRVLSGEFIVVNKHLLKDLVALNLWNNTMKNKIIAAEGSIQDIPEIPQNIKDLYKTVWEIKQRTLIDMAADRGAYTCQSQSLNLFVQSPNTAKLTSMHFYAWKKGLKTGMYYLRTQAANAAVKFTVEQQAEKQIEPIIQHTGVEEEISGPVCTMEEGCVTCSA from the coding sequence ATGTTTGTAATAAAACGCGACGGCAGAACTGAATCGGTGAAATTTGATAAAATCACCGCCAGGATAGAAAAACTCAATTATGGTCTTGACCCGGTACACGTTGACCCAATTGATGTGGCAAAAAAAGTTATTGAGGGTTTATATGACGGAGTTACAACTTCTGAACTGGATAACCTTGCTGCCGAAACTGCTGCGTCATTGACTGTAAAGCATCCTGATTATGCTTTATTGGCATCTCGAATTGCCGTTTCCAATCTCCATAAAAACACTGAAAAGTCCTTCTCCAAAACTATGGAGAAACTCTATAATTATGTTGATCCAAAAACAGGCCAAAATGCTCAATTACTTGGAGATGATATAATTGAAATCATTCGTGAAAATGCAGATATTCTGGATTCAAGCATTATTTACGACCGTGACTTCTCATTTGATTACTTCGGCTTTAAAACCATTGAGCGCTCCTATTTACTTAAACTAAACGGTAGAGTTGCTGAGCGTCCTCAACACATGTATATGCGTGTGGCGGTTGGTATTCACAAAGAAGACATCGAATCGGCAATCAAAACTTATAATTTGATGTCGGAAAAATGGTTTACTCACGCAACTCCAACACTTTTCAATGCTGGTACACCAAAAGCTCAAATGTCGTCATGTTTCTTATTAACCATGAAAGACGACAGTATTGAAGGCATTTATGATACGCTTAAACAAACCGCAAAAATTTCACAATCTGCCGGTGGTATTGGCTTAAGCATTCACAATATCCGTGCAACGGGATCTTATATTAGCGGAACCAATGGTACATCTAACGGTATTGTGCCAATGTTGCGTGTTTTCAATGACACTGCTCGCTATGTTGACCAAGGCGGAGGTAAGCGAAAAGGTGCATTCGCAATCTATTTAGAGCCATGGCATGCCGATATTTTTGAATTCCTTGACTTGCGTAAGAACCATGGAAAAGAAGAACTCCGTGCCCGTGATTTGTTCTATGCCCTTTGGATTCCTGATTTATTCATGAAACGCGTAGAAGAAAATGGCAGCTGGAGTTTGTTCTGTCCACATGAGGCACCAGGCTTACATGACACCTATGGTGAAGAGTTTGAGGCACTATACGAAAAGTATGAAAAAGAGGATCGTGCTCGCAAAACCATAAAGGCACAAGAATTATGGTTTGCTATCATGGATGCCCAAATAGAAACAGGCACCCCATACATGCTTTATAAAGATGCAGCTAACAAAAAATCGAACCAGAAAAATTTAGGTACAATTAAATCATCGAATTTATGTACCGAAATTATGGAATACACTTCGGAAGATGAAGTTGCAGTTTGTAACCTTGCATCTCTAGCACTTCCTAAGTTTGTTACCAATGGGGAGTTTGACCATAATAAACTTTACGAAGTAACCTACCAGGCAACATTGAACCTTAACAAGATAATTGACAATAATTATTATCCGGTTGAAGAAGCGCGCAACTCAAACATGCGTCACCGTCCGGTTGGTTTAGGAATTCAAGGTTTGGCGGATGTGTTTATTATGCTGCGTCATCCTTTTGAGTCTCCTGAAGCACAGAAGTTGAACCAAGAAATCGCTGAAACCATCTATTTTGCAGCCTTATCAGCATCAAAAGATCTATCGAAGGTTGATGGCCCATATCCTACTTATGAGGGTTCACCTGCATCAAAAGGCATTCTGCAATTTGATATGTGGGGAGTGACTCCTTCTACTCGTTGGGATTTTGCGGCACTTAAACAAGAAATTAAGAAATACGGTATTCGTAATTCATTATTAATTGCCCCAATGCCTACGGCTTCAACCTCACAAATATTTGGTAATAATGAATGTTTTGAGCCTTATACTTCAAATATTTATGTTCGTCGTGTATTGTCAGGCGAGTTTATTGTTGTAAACAAGCACTTATTGAAAGATCTTGTTGCACTAAACTTGTGGAACAACACCATGAAAAATAAAATTATTGCTGCAGAAGGTTCTATTCAGGACATTCCAGAGATCCCACAAAATATTAAGGATCTTTACAAAACCGTTTGGGAAATTAAGCAACGTACTTTAATTGACATGGCAGCTGACCGTGGTGCGTACACCTGTCAAAGCCAATCGTTAAACTTATTTGTACAAAGCCCTAATACCGCCAAACTTACTTCAATGCATTTTTACGCATGGAAAAAAGGTTTAAAAACCGGCATGTATTATTTACGTACACAGGCGGCAAATGCTGCTGTTAAATTTACAGTTGAACAACAAGCTGAAAAACAAATTGAACCTATAATACAACATACTGGTGTTGAAGAGGAAATCAGCGGACCTGTTTGTACTATGGAAGAGGGATGTGTTACCTGCTCGGCATAG
- a CDS encoding ribonucleoside-diphosphate reductase small subunit, which translates to MEIVQEPILQENKERFVLLPIKYPTIWEMYKKAEASFWTAEEIDLSHDLKDWENFNDGERHFISHVLAFFAASDGIVNENLAVNFMSEVQIPEARCYYGFQIMMENIHSETYALLIDTYVKDPVEKNRLFNAIETVPCVTKKAEWALRWIENGTFAERLVAFAAVEGIFFSGSFCSIFWLKKRGLMPGLTFSNELISRDEGSHCEFACLLYSMLVNKLSQQRVHEIITDAVNIEKEFICDALPVALIGMNAKLMQQYIEFVADRWLVALGYDKIYNATNPFDFMEMISLQGKTNFFEKRVGDYQKSGVMSDKDSNIFSLDEDF; encoded by the coding sequence ATGGAAATCGTTCAAGAGCCAATTTTGCAAGAAAATAAGGAGCGTTTTGTATTGCTTCCTATTAAGTATCCCACCATTTGGGAGATGTATAAAAAGGCTGAAGCCAGTTTCTGGACAGCAGAAGAAATTGACCTATCACATGATTTGAAGGATTGGGAGAATTTTAACGACGGAGAAAGGCACTTCATTTCGCATGTGTTGGCATTTTTTGCTGCAAGTGATGGCATTGTGAACGAAAATTTGGCGGTAAACTTCATGAGTGAAGTACAAATTCCTGAAGCACGTTGCTATTATGGTTTTCAGATCATGATGGAAAACATTCACTCTGAAACATATGCATTATTAATTGACACATATGTAAAAGATCCTGTTGAGAAAAACCGCTTGTTCAACGCTATTGAAACCGTTCCTTGCGTAACTAAAAAGGCAGAGTGGGCATTGCGTTGGATTGAGAATGGAACTTTCGCCGAGCGTTTGGTAGCCTTTGCTGCTGTTGAAGGAATTTTCTTCTCAGGTTCATTTTGTTCGATCTTTTGGCTTAAAAAACGCGGATTAATGCCAGGCTTAACTTTCTCTAACGAACTAATTTCGAGAGATGAGGGTTCACATTGCGAATTCGCCTGCTTATTATATAGCATGTTGGTAAACAAACTTTCGCAACAACGGGTACACGAAATTATTACAGATGCTGTAAATATTGAGAAAGAATTTATCTGCGATGCCTTGCCTGTTGCTTTAATTGGGATGAATGCTAAACTGATGCAGCAGTACATTGAGTTTGTTGCCGACCGCTGGTTGGTTGCGCTTGGATACGACAAAATTTACAACGCTACCAATCCGTTCGACTTCATGGAAATGATTTCTTTACAAGGAAAAACCAACTTTTTTGAAAAACGTGTTGGCGATTATCAAAAAAGCGGTGTAATGTCTGATAAAGACTCTAATATTTTCTCTTTAGATGAAGACTTTTAA
- a CDS encoding response regulator — MREENINVLYIDDEPNNLTAFRAAFRRDYTIFTAISAEEGLKVLGENEIHVLITDQRMPKTTGIEFLESILDTYPDPIRMLLTGYADINAVIDAINKGQIYRYISKPWDEYELRQNIENGFDVYMLRKMNKQLTEDLASANDQLEFLLRQKLLS, encoded by the coding sequence ATGCGTGAAGAAAACATCAACGTCTTATATATCGATGATGAACCGAACAACCTGACCGCTTTTAGGGCAGCTTTTAGAAGAGACTATACCATTTTTACAGCAATTTCTGCTGAAGAAGGCCTGAAAGTTTTAGGAGAAAATGAGATTCATGTCCTCATTACCGACCAACGAATGCCCAAAACTACCGGTATTGAATTTCTTGAATCAATACTTGACACCTACCCTGACCCTATAAGAATGTTATTGACAGGCTATGCCGATATTAATGCTGTAATTGACGCTATTAACAAAGGTCAAATTTACCGCTATATCAGCAAACCCTGGGATGAATATGAACTGCGTCAGAATATCGAAAACGGTTTTGACGTGTATATGTTAAGAAAAATGAACAAGCAATTGACAGAAGATTTGGCAAGCGCCAATGACCAACTTGAATTTTTGCTTCGTCAAAAGTTACTTTCCTAA
- a CDS encoding ThiF family adenylyltransferase, whose translation MNFPYELPQLINQKLHSSQTQNKDYHPVFFRLGHEQDTAQFLTLLSTNPVIKVYDKIFDQLVELMRIRHVGKQQSNIEQIIIEYLAGVPLEEYGVWVYYPWNNKIVHLLDEEEFIEVRTSRNKLKITKEEQDVLKDKCIGVVGLSVGQAIAITIAMERVCGSLRLTDFDTFELSNLNRVRAGVSELGVSKVVYCARQIAEIDPFVKISCFEHGVSADNINEFLGEGDSQIDLLIEVCDSLEMKVIARLAAKNKCMPIVMETNDKGILDIERFDIEPDRELLHGRIEHIEGDLKEIEKQLSSLNPQDRIQFLAKMIGMENISDRMKLSLQQMGKTINSWPQLASAVVVGGGAVTNISRRILLNTLTKSGRYFVDVEEIVA comes from the coding sequence ATGAATTTTCCGTATGAATTACCGCAGTTAATCAACCAAAAGCTTCATTCTTCTCAAACGCAAAATAAAGACTATCATCCTGTTTTTTTTAGATTGGGCCATGAGCAGGACACTGCACAATTTTTAACCTTGCTCAGCACTAATCCTGTAATAAAAGTTTACGATAAGATTTTTGATCAGCTTGTTGAGTTAATGCGTATACGTCATGTCGGAAAACAACAATCAAATATTGAACAAATTATAATCGAATACTTGGCTGGAGTTCCATTAGAAGAATATGGGGTTTGGGTGTATTATCCTTGGAATAATAAAATAGTTCACCTATTGGATGAAGAAGAATTTATCGAAGTAAGAACAAGTAGAAATAAATTAAAAATTACAAAAGAAGAACAGGATGTTTTAAAAGATAAATGCATCGGTGTTGTTGGATTGTCTGTTGGGCAAGCTATTGCTATTACTATTGCAATGGAACGAGTGTGCGGTTCTTTGCGTTTGACTGACTTTGACACTTTTGAATTAAGCAACCTGAATCGAGTTAGGGCAGGAGTTAGTGAATTGGGTGTTTCAAAAGTAGTATATTGCGCCCGTCAAATTGCTGAAATAGATCCATTTGTTAAAATTTCATGTTTTGAACATGGAGTTTCGGCTGATAATATTAACGAGTTTTTAGGTGAGGGAGATAGCCAGATTGATTTGCTTATAGAAGTTTGTGACAGTTTGGAGATGAAGGTTATTGCTCGATTGGCAGCAAAAAATAAGTGCATGCCGATTGTTATGGAAACAAATGATAAAGGTATACTTGATATCGAGCGATTTGATATAGAGCCTGATCGTGAACTTTTACATGGAAGAATTGAGCATATTGAAGGTGATTTGAAGGAAATTGAAAAGCAGTTGTCTTCATTAAACCCGCAAGATCGGATTCAGTTTCTGGCAAAAATGATAGGAATGGAAAATATATCTGATCGCATGAAACTTTCTTTGCAGCAAATGGGTAAAACCATTAATAGTTGGCCTCAATTGGCCTCTGCGGTAGTTGTAGGAGGAGGGGCTGTTACAAATATTAGTCGTCGTATTTTATTGAACACCTTAACGAAATCGGGAAGGTATTTTGTTGATGTTGAAGAAATCGTTGCCTGA
- a CDS encoding 7TM diverse intracellular signaling domain-containing protein yields MKVIRYLLLLLCIALSFVSKAYTPTTVKDEFQVYSLGKSLMVYEDKSGNESLQQVISKSKFTLCKEDVPNFGISKSAFWLKFSIQNTTPKSQLLLLIENPIIDEIEYYQVKDNKTVNQFELGDTHAFNKRQIANANYVFPISTDSNNLITVYIKVKSNDQLQLPVFIGTEQAIYQQLLLRDLLFGIYSGIILIMVLYNLFVYVSVKDSSYIYYVLFIVFVGLSQATLQGFGFRFLWPNQSWFSVNSTIIIPVFSGITTGLFMKKFLQTALYAPKLDKGIDVFIGGYVLALLVCLAGFNHEALQLLHLQGAIGSFYALYVGYCIHKKGIRSGRFFLIANSIFLLAVVVFVLRNVNVVPYNTFTSVILELGSAFQVSLLSFALADKINTLKREKELSQEQALVASLENEKLVREQNVMLEQKVNERTEELQQTNSELQSTLNQLKDTQSQLVDAEKMASLGQLTAGIAHEINNPINFVSSNIKPLQMDIDDLFSVIAKYEELDLSSNAEEKLKEIDQFKKKIDLEYVGSEIKLLLQGIQDGAVRTAEIVKGLRSFSRLDESEMKKIDVHECIDSTLIILKHVIPSFITIKKEYNADKQIECYPGKLNQALLNLFNNAIQAVVQTQNETNHSITIKTDCQGDFIGLSISDTGIGMPESIRERIFEPFFTTKEVGQGTGLGLSIVYKIIEKHQGKIEVQSIQGVGTTFTLLLPLQLKNEQIYVADEVFQA; encoded by the coding sequence ATGAAAGTTATTCGTTATCTTCTTTTACTTTTATGTATTGCTTTGAGTTTTGTCTCTAAAGCTTATACCCCAACGACAGTAAAGGATGAATTTCAGGTTTATTCTTTAGGTAAATCATTAATGGTTTATGAAGATAAATCGGGTAATGAGTCCCTTCAGCAAGTAATCTCAAAATCTAAGTTTACTTTATGTAAAGAGGATGTTCCAAATTTTGGTATCAGTAAATCTGCTTTTTGGTTAAAGTTTTCCATTCAGAATACTACACCAAAAAGTCAGCTTTTGTTATTGATTGAAAATCCTATCATAGACGAAATTGAGTATTACCAGGTAAAAGATAATAAGACTGTTAATCAATTTGAGTTAGGCGATACTCACGCATTTAATAAACGGCAAATAGCAAACGCTAATTACGTTTTTCCAATATCCACCGATTCCAATAATTTAATTACTGTTTATATTAAGGTAAAAAGTAACGATCAACTGCAATTGCCGGTTTTTATAGGTACCGAGCAGGCTATTTATCAACAGTTGTTATTGCGCGATCTGCTGTTTGGAATATACTCTGGTATTATTCTCATAATGGTATTATATAACTTGTTTGTTTATGTTTCTGTAAAGGACAGCAGTTATATATACTACGTACTGTTTATTGTTTTTGTTGGCTTATCTCAAGCAACTTTACAAGGTTTTGGTTTTAGGTTTTTATGGCCAAATCAAAGTTGGTTTTCAGTTAACAGTACGATAATTATACCGGTATTCTCGGGTATAACTACAGGGCTTTTCATGAAGAAGTTCCTGCAAACAGCACTCTATGCCCCGAAACTCGATAAAGGTATTGATGTTTTTATAGGCGGTTACGTCTTGGCTCTGCTGGTTTGTTTAGCCGGATTTAACCATGAAGCGTTGCAGTTATTGCACTTGCAAGGGGCAATTGGATCCTTTTATGCCTTATATGTCGGTTATTGCATTCATAAAAAAGGAATTCGTTCCGGTCGGTTTTTCCTGATTGCAAACTCGATTTTCTTATTGGCAGTAGTAGTGTTTGTGTTACGTAATGTCAATGTTGTTCCTTACAACACTTTTACTTCGGTAATTCTTGAATTGGGTTCGGCATTTCAGGTTTCGTTACTTTCATTTGCTTTGGCCGATAAGATAAACACTTTGAAGAGGGAAAAAGAGCTTTCTCAAGAACAAGCTCTAGTGGCCTCATTGGAAAATGAAAAACTGGTACGGGAACAAAATGTAATGCTTGAGCAAAAGGTAAATGAACGAACCGAAGAACTGCAGCAAACCAATTCAGAACTTCAGTCTACTTTAAATCAATTGAAAGATACCCAGTCACAATTGGTGGATGCTGAAAAGATGGCCTCATTGGGGCAATTAACTGCGGGGATTGCCCATGAAATTAACAATCCGATAAATTTTGTCAGCTCTAACATAAAGCCTCTTCAGATGGATATTGATGATTTATTTTCTGTTATTGCTAAATATGAAGAGCTTGACTTAAGTTCAAATGCCGAGGAGAAGCTGAAGGAAATAGATCAGTTTAAGAAAAAGATTGATTTGGAATACGTTGGGAGTGAGATAAAATTGTTGCTTCAAGGAATTCAAGACGGAGCCGTTAGAACTGCAGAAATTGTTAAGGGATTGCGTAGCTTCAGTCGTTTGGATGAGAGTGAAATGAAGAAAATTGATGTTCATGAGTGTATTGACTCTACATTAATAATTCTTAAACATGTAATCCCTTCTTTTATAACAATAAAAAAAGAATATAATGCCGACAAGCAGATTGAATGTTATCCTGGAAAACTGAACCAGGCTTTGCTCAATTTGTTTAATAACGCCATTCAGGCAGTTGTGCAAACCCAAAATGAAACAAACCATTCAATCACTATTAAAACAGATTGTCAAGGTGATTTTATAGGTTTGTCAATTTCAGATACCGGTATAGGAATGCCTGAGTCTATTAGGGAAAGAATTTTTGAACCATTCTTTACTACAAAAGAAGTTGGACAAGGTACCGGACTTGGATTATCTATTGTTTATAAAATTATAGAAAAGCATCAAGGGAAAATTGAAGTGCAATCGATCCAAGGTGTGGGAACTACTTTTACGCTGCTTTTACCATTACAATTAAAAAACGAACAAATTTATGTAGCAGATGAAGTCTTCCAAGCGTAA
- a CDS encoding hybrid sensor histidine kinase/response regulator codes for MKSSKRKVIQILYIDDELNNLLAFKAAFRREFEIYTAQSANEGLKLLQEIPVQIIISDQRMPGCSGVEFFRSIVDRYPDPIRILITGYTDSEALIDAINNGHIYRYLSKPWDEMELRNAIHNAFDTYQTRKQLQVNYEELQKTNDELSRFTYSLSHDLRSPLMSILGIIKLSKIEQSVVDPNGYLDIIEQSVNKLDGFILKVIEYYQNSRSENLSETIEFDTLLSEIVENFKLQNNTINYQTAIEQPVPFRGDSFRISVIFNNLISNAVKYQRVDELVPAIWVKVNVDSSRALITLGDNGIGILNEHLDQIFKLFFRAKNTKRTGNGIGLYIVKDALTKIGGTISVQSKLNKGTVFEISIPNLAVEERVLCE; via the coding sequence ATGAAGTCTTCCAAGCGTAAAGTCATTCAAATCTTATATATAGACGACGAACTAAATAACCTATTGGCTTTTAAAGCCGCTTTTAGGCGAGAGTTTGAAATTTATACTGCTCAATCTGCTAATGAGGGATTAAAGCTGCTTCAAGAAATTCCTGTTCAGATAATTATTTCTGATCAAAGGATGCCCGGATGCTCTGGGGTTGAATTTTTTAGATCCATTGTAGATAGATATCCCGATCCTATTCGAATTTTAATCACAGGCTATACCGATTCGGAGGCGTTAATTGATGCGATTAATAACGGCCATATTTATCGTTATTTAAGCAAGCCTTGGGATGAAATGGAACTTCGTAATGCAATTCACAATGCGTTTGATACCTACCAAACCCGTAAGCAATTACAAGTTAATTATGAAGAGCTGCAAAAGACGAATGACGAATTGAGTAGATTTACGTACAGCCTTTCGCATGATTTGCGTTCACCTCTTATGTCGATTTTAGGCATTATCAAACTCTCTAAAATCGAACAGTCTGTAGTTGATCCTAATGGTTACCTTGACATTATTGAGCAAAGTGTAAATAAGCTCGATGGATTTATTTTGAAAGTAATTGAGTATTATCAAAACTCAAGGAGTGAAAATTTAAGTGAAACCATTGAGTTTGATACCTTGCTATCTGAGATAGTTGAGAACTTTAAGCTTCAAAATAATACAATTAACTACCAAACAGCAATTGAACAGCCGGTTCCGTTTAGGGGAGATAGCTTCAGGATTTCGGTGATTTTCAATAACCTAATTTCTAATGCTGTTAAATATCAACGAGTTGATGAATTGGTCCCTGCAATTTGGGTAAAAGTTAATGTTGATTCATCGCGAGCCTTGATCACTCTAGGCGATAACGGAATAGGTATTTTGAATGAGCATTTAGATCAAATTTTTAAGCTTTTCTTTAGAGCAAAAAATACTAAAAGAACAGGAAATGGTATTGGTCTTTATATAGTAAAAGATGCATTAACTAAAATAGGAGGAACAATTTCTGTTCAGTCTAAATTGAATAAAGGAACTGTATTCGAAATTTCTATTCCAAACTTGGCTGTGGAGGAGCGTGTGTTATGCGAATAA
- a CDS encoding response regulator, with the protein MRIMVIDDSKIDLFIAERLITLSDISTDIILCSSAEDGLKYLKQNCTTLEKLPELILLDIHMPEMDGFEFLEEFEQLPSALVQDIGVFLLTSSVDRKDLARSAANPLVMKLIMKPLNTEVLAQCIENYFFNQN; encoded by the coding sequence ATGCGAATAATGGTGATTGATGATAGTAAAATAGATCTGTTTATTGCAGAACGCTTAATAACGCTGAGTGATATAAGTACTGATATTATTCTTTGCAGTTCTGCAGAAGACGGGCTTAAATATTTAAAGCAAAATTGTACGACTCTTGAGAAATTACCCGAACTTATTTTACTCGATATTCATATGCCTGAAATGGATGGTTTTGAGTTTTTGGAGGAGTTCGAGCAACTGCCTTCTGCACTTGTGCAAGATATTGGGGTGTTTTTGCTAACATCCTCTGTCGATCGGAAAGATCTGGCGCGTTCAGCGGCTAATCCTTTAGTTATGAAGCTGATCATGAAACCCTTAAATACTGAGGTATTAGCGCAATGCATTGAAAATTATTTTTTTAACCAAAATTAG